In a single window of the Solea solea chromosome 14, fSolSol10.1, whole genome shotgun sequence genome:
- the LOC131473038 gene encoding eukaryotic translation initiation factor 4E-1A-like — translation MATALMVSTSLPVNPEKEKCATSIQKVVNPEAYIKHPLQNKWALWFFKNDKSKTWQANLRLISKFDTVEDFWALYNHIQLSSNLMSGCDYSLFKDGIEPMWEDEQNRRGGRWLITLSKQQRRADLDRFWLETLLCLVGEAFDDHSDDVCGAVINVRAKGDKIAIWTTDFENKEAITHIGRVYKERLGVPQKVIIGYQSHADTATKSGSTTKNKFVA, via the exons ATGGCGACGGCTCTTATG GTGTCAACTTCTCTTCCTGTCAATCCTGAGAAGGAAAAATGTGCAACATCCATTCAAAAGGTTGTGAATCCTGAAGCATACATCAAGCACCCACTACAAAACAA GTGGGCTCTTTGGTTTTTCAAGAATGATAAAAGCAAAACATGGCAGGCCAACCTTCGTCTCATCTCCAAATTTGACACGGTGGAAGACTTCTGGGC GTTATACAACCATATTCAGCTATCAAGTAACCTGATGTCTGGCTGTGACTACTCACTGTTTAAG GACGGAATCGAGCCCATGTGGGAGGACGAGCAGAACCGACGAGGCGGCCGCTGGCTGATAACGCTGTCCAAACAGCAGCGTAGAGCAGACCTGGACCGGTTCTGGTTGGAGACG CTTTTGTGTCTCGTGGGCGAAGCGTTCGACGACCACAGCGACGACGTGTGCGGTGCCGTCATCAACGTGCGAGCCAAAGGAGATAAAATAGCAATATGGACCACAGACTTCGAGAACAAAGAGGCCATTACGCACATAGG GCGTGTGTATAAGGAGAGATTAGGTGTTCCGCAGAAGGTGATCATCGGATACCAGTCACACGCCGACACGGCCACAAAGAGCGGCTCCACAACCAAGAACAAGTTTGTTGCCTGA
- the adh5 gene encoding alcohol dehydrogenase class-3 has translation METAGKVIKCKAAVAWEPGKPLSIEEVEVAPPHANEVRIKLFATGVCHTDAYTLSGSDPEGLFPVILGHEGAGTVESVGEGVTKFKPGDTVIPLYVPQCGECKFCKNPKTNLCQKIRVTQGQGLLPDKTSRFTCKGKQVFHFMGTSTFSEYTVVADISLAKVNESAPLDKVCLLGCGISTGYGAALNTAKVEPGSTCAVFGLGAVGLAVIMGCKVAGATRIIGVDINPSKFEKAKEFGATEFVNPKDHSKPIQEVLVEMTDGGVDYSFECIGNVQIMRAALEACHKGWGESVIIGVAGAGQEISTRPFQLVTGRVWRGTAFGGWKSVESVPKLVDDYMNKKLKVDEFVTHTLPFEQINEGFDLMHAGKSIRTVLTF, from the exons ATGGAGACAGCTGGAAAA GTGATCAAGTGCAAGGCTGCCGTTGCCTGGGAACCCGGGAAGCCTCTTTCCATTGAAGAGGTGGAGGTTGCACCACCTCATGCCAATGAAGTCCGTATCAAG CTTTTTGCCACCGGAGTGTGTCACACAGATGCCTACACTCTGAGTGGCAGTGACCCCGAGGGACTTTTTCCTGTCATCTTGGGCCACGAAGGTGCTGGGACTGTTGAGAGTGTTGGTGAGGGTGTCACCAAATTCAAGCCAG GTGATACTGTGATTCCCTTGTATGTGCCACAGTGTGGCGAATGCAAATTCTGCAAAAATCCCAAGACCAACCTTTGCCAGAAAATAAG ggTGACCCAGGGCCAGGGTTTGCTCCCTGACAAGACCTCACGCTTCACTTGCAAGGGAAAGCAAGTGTTTCACTTCATGGGCACCAGCACCTTCTCCGAGTACACCGTGGTGGCCGATATCTCTCTGGCCAAGGTGAACGAGAGTGCACCACTGGACAAAGTGTGCCTTCTTGGATGTGGCATTTCTACAGGGTACGGTGCTGCGCTTAACACTGCCAAG gttgaACCTGGTTCCACGTGTGCCGTGTTTGGCCTTGGAGCCGTCGGCTTGGCCGTTATTATGGGCTGCAAGGTTGCCGGGGCAACCAGGATCATTGGCGTGGACATCAATCCTTCCAAGTTTGAGAAAGCAAAGGAGTTTGGTGCCACCGAGTTTGTGAACCCCAAAGACCACAGCAAGCCCATCCAGGAGGTTCTGGTGGAgatgactgacggaggcgtggaCTATTCCTTTGAGTGCATTGGAAATGTGCAAATTATG AGAGCCGCTCTGGAGGCGTGCCACAAAGGATGGGGTGAAAGTGTCATCATTGGTGTAGCCGGGGCTGGACAGGAGATCTCGACCAGACCATTCCAGCTGGTGACGGGCCGAGTGTGGAGGGGGACGGCCTTTGGTG GCTGGAAGAGTGTGGAGAGTGTTCCCAAACTGGTGGACGACTACATGAACAAGAAGCTGAAGGTGGATGAGTTTGTTACCCACACTTTGCCCTTTGAGCAAATCAATGAGGGATTTGACCTCATGCATGCAGGAAAGAG TATCCGCACAGTGCTGACCTTTTGA
- the gar1 gene encoding H/ACA ribonucleoprotein complex subunit 1 isoform X1 codes for MTEISTTVPLNLQGCVFATVVNRFTAACNHTCCHRVVVPRENFEEDMSYRGGGGRGGGGGRGGGFNRGGGGGFNRGGGGFGRGGGRGGFRQQDYGPPEYVVAVGEFMHPCEDEIVCKCTTEESKVPYFNAPVYLENKEQIGKVDEIFGQLRDFYFSVKLSDNMKASSFKKLQKFYIDPMKLLPLQRFLPRPPGEKGPPRGRGGGRGGGRGGGFRGGRGGGGRGGGFGGGGRGGGGFGGGGRGGGFRGGRGGGGRGGGGFGGGGRGFRGGR; via the exons ATGACCGAAATTAGTACTACTGTTCCTTTAAATTTGCAGGGTTGCGTATTTGCGACAGTAGTGAATCGCTTTACGGCAGCCTGTAATCACACGTGTTGTCATCGCGTGGTGGTACCTCGGG aGAACTTTGAAGAGGACATGTCttacagaggaggtggaggacgaggtggcggcggcggcagagGTGGAGGTTTTAACCGAGGCGGCGGAGGAGGCTTTAACCGAGGCGGTGGAGGATTTGGACGTGGTGGTGGAAGAGGGGGCTTCAGACAGCAAGACTACGGTCCTCCAGAATATGTCGTCG CGGTGGGGGAGTTCATGCATCCATGTGAAGATGAAATTGTGTGCAAGTGTACAACAGAAGAAAGCAAAGTTCCCTACTTCAATGCCCCTGTGTACTTGGAAAACAAGGAGCAAATTGGGAAGGTGGACGAGATATTTGGCCAGCTCCGGGACTTT TACTTTTCAGTCAAACTTTCTGACAATATGAAGGCGTCTTCATTCAAGAAACTACAGAAG ttttacaTAGATCCAATGAAGCTGCTCCCACTGCAGAGATTCCTCCCTAGGCCTCCAGGAGAGAAGGGGCCACCGAGAGGTCGAGGTGGAGGAAGAGGTGGTGGTCGTGGAG GTGGATTTCGAGGTGGCAGAGGTGGTGGCGGCCGTGGAGGAGGATTTGGAGGTGGTGGCCGTGGTGGTGGAGGATTTGGAGGCGGTGGCCGTGGTGGCGGATTTCGAGGTGGCAGAGGTGGCGGCGGCCGTGGTGGTGGAGGATTTGGAGGTGGTGGACGTGGATTCAGAg GTGGGAGATGA
- the gar1 gene encoding H/ACA ribonucleoprotein complex subunit 1 isoform X2 encodes MSYRGGGGRGGGGGRGGGFNRGGGGGFNRGGGGFGRGGGRGGFRQQDYGPPEYVVAVGEFMHPCEDEIVCKCTTEESKVPYFNAPVYLENKEQIGKVDEIFGQLRDFYFSVKLSDNMKASSFKKLQKFYIDPMKLLPLQRFLPRPPGEKGPPRGRGGGRGGGRGGGFRGGRGGGGRGGGFGGGGRGGGGFGGGGRGGGFRGGRGGGGRGGGGFGGGGRGFRGGR; translated from the exons ATGTCttacagaggaggtggaggacgaggtggcggcggcggcagagGTGGAGGTTTTAACCGAGGCGGCGGAGGAGGCTTTAACCGAGGCGGTGGAGGATTTGGACGTGGTGGTGGAAGAGGGGGCTTCAGACAGCAAGACTACGGTCCTCCAGAATATGTCGTCG CGGTGGGGGAGTTCATGCATCCATGTGAAGATGAAATTGTGTGCAAGTGTACAACAGAAGAAAGCAAAGTTCCCTACTTCAATGCCCCTGTGTACTTGGAAAACAAGGAGCAAATTGGGAAGGTGGACGAGATATTTGGCCAGCTCCGGGACTTT TACTTTTCAGTCAAACTTTCTGACAATATGAAGGCGTCTTCATTCAAGAAACTACAGAAG ttttacaTAGATCCAATGAAGCTGCTCCCACTGCAGAGATTCCTCCCTAGGCCTCCAGGAGAGAAGGGGCCACCGAGAGGTCGAGGTGGAGGAAGAGGTGGTGGTCGTGGAG GTGGATTTCGAGGTGGCAGAGGTGGTGGCGGCCGTGGAGGAGGATTTGGAGGTGGTGGCCGTGGTGGTGGAGGATTTGGAGGCGGTGGCCGTGGTGGCGGATTTCGAGGTGGCAGAGGTGGCGGCGGCCGTGGTGGTGGAGGATTTGGAGGTGGTGGACGTGGATTCAGAg GTGGGAGATGA
- the LOC131473082 gene encoding alcohol dehydrogenase class-3-like: MSTKGQVIKCKAAVAWEHGKPLVIEDVEVAPPQAHEVRVKIVATGVCHTDLEYLYGRGKGMIRQFPLVLGHEAAGEVESVGAGVTGFSPGDKVIPLFLPQCGECERCKGTKTNQCRKNWANTQTGVLADGTSRISYQGQQVYQFIGVGSFSQYTVVPDTSLAKIRSDAPLDKVCLLGCGVSTGYGAALNTGKVEENSTCAVFGLGAVGLAAVMGCHAAGAKRIIGVDYNPDKLAKAVAFGATDCVNPKDHCKPIQEVLMEMTGGGVDYALECVGQPAVMTSAFESTSDAGGTCVIAGWTETEGLTLQIEKLLLGRTLKGTYFGGWKSVQDVPKLVDAYMNQKLKLDEFITHTLPLDRVNSAFDLIRRGESIRTVIGLWSRSDGPAEFKAPPLDDVNEFPTSGGCEGSK; encoded by the exons ATGTCCACGAAAGGTCAA GTGATCAAGTGCAAGGCAGCTGTCGCATGGGAACATGGTAAACCTCTGGTCATTGAAGATGTCGAGGTGGCTCCACCTCAGGCCCACGAAGTCCGAGTCAAG ATTGTTGCCACAGGCGTGTGCCACACAGACTTGGAATACTTGTATGGAAGAGGGAAAGGGATGATCAGACAGTTCCCGCTGGTTCTAGGCCATGAAGCCGCCGGAGAAGTGGAGAGCGTTGGTGCGGGGGTCACCGGATTCTCACCAG GTGATAAAGTTATTCCCCTTTTTCTGCCTCAGTGTGGGGAGTGTGAGCGATGTAAGGGCACCAAAACAAACCAGTGCAGGAAAAACTG GGCAAACACTCAGACGGGTGTTTTGGCCGATGGCACGAGCAGGATTTCTTATCAGGGACAGCAAGTGTACCAGTTCATCGGTGTCGGTTCTTTCTCCCAGTACACGGTGGTTCCTGACACGTCGCTTGCAAAGATAAGAAGCGACGCGCCGCTGGACAAAGTGTGTCTGCTCGGCTGTGGCGTCTCCACTGGTTATGGTGCAGCTCTCAATACAGGCAAG GTTGAGGAAAATTCCACGTGTGCCGTGTTTGGGCTCGGAGCAGTTGGACTGGCAGCCGTCATGGGCTGCCATGCTGCCGGGGCAAAAAGGATCATCGGCGTCGACTACAACCCGGACAAGTTGGCTAAAGCCGTAGCATTTGGAGCCACAGATTGTGTCAACCCCAAAGATCACTGCAAGCCCATCCAGGAGGTGTTGATGGAGATGACAGGCGGAGGGGTGGACTACGCTCTGGAGTGTGTTGGACAGCCAGCTGTCATG ACTTCTGCGTTTGAGTCTACAAGCGACGCCGGCGGCACCTGCGTGATTGCTGGGTGGACGGAGACGGAGGGTTTGACGCTTCAGATTGAAAAGCTCCTGCTGGGACGCACCCTGAAGGGGACTTACTTTGGAG GTTGGAAAAGCGTGCAGGACGTTCCCAAACTAGTGGACGCCTACATGAACCAGAAGCTGAAGCTGGACGagttcatcacacacactctcccgcTGGATCGAGTCAACTCGGCCTTTGACTTAATACGTCGTGGGGAGAG CATTCGCACCGTCATCGGTCTGTGGTCCAGATCCGACGGACCCGCTGAATTCAAAGCCCCCCCACTGGACGATGTGAATGAGTTTCCGACTAGTGGAGGGTGCGAGGGCTCAAAGTGA